From Orenia marismortui DSM 5156, one genomic window encodes:
- a CDS encoding aspartyl-phosphate phosphatase Spo0E family protein: MLRLSLPLYIIYGIINSVIKRGDNLNTSYISLLKSQINCLRNHMNIMITEENGNLLSNKVQEISQTLDQKILEYMSINN, encoded by the coding sequence ATGTTAAGATTATCATTGCCATTATATATAATTTATGGTATTATTAACTCTGTGATAAAAAGGGGTGATAATTTGAATACAAGTTATATAAGTTTATTAAAAAGTCAAATAAATTGTCTTAGAAATCACATGAATATAATGATTACTGAAGAAAATGGAAATTTGCTTAGTAATAAAGTTCAAGAAATAAGCCAAACACTAGATCAGAAAATATTAGAATATATGAGTATTAATAATTAA